In a genomic window of Streptomyces pristinaespiralis:
- a CDS encoding NADAR family protein: MIGNRTTHRTADGVRIPGTWRHAFIRNGGQYFLTDLFIFADGIVDCWGFVTLDEFEKKLRSGWVATSFPEGADVSAHGLASWKFAEPHTWLTPELLLAEVRETVEQLNGRPDSTARCLAAVDVFLADRTEENRAAARAAYLAIPETRRHYALGDMDSKDWPLQALVAGPDGELEEWSDEPVSQEDYDEAITYFEERARSIAERSPRTPADGSATSFAPAVHLYESYVRQPTDDPGTAALRNDYPAPVDIDGVTYPSVAHAYWALSVTGEDTRAAVLATGNANMARRIAAEAARRPGWEHARTAVMTSLLRAKYTQHPDLAEILLATADATVVYDDSDSAFWGNDTGQGRNWTGRLLELVRSELQARRAGILPA; this comes from the coding sequence ATGATCGGCAACCGGACCACCCATCGCACGGCGGACGGCGTCCGCATACCCGGCACCTGGCGGCACGCCTTCATCCGCAACGGCGGCCAGTACTTCCTCACCGACCTGTTCATCTTCGCGGACGGGATCGTCGACTGCTGGGGCTTCGTCACGCTCGACGAGTTCGAGAAGAAGCTGCGCAGCGGCTGGGTGGCCACGTCGTTCCCGGAAGGGGCCGACGTGTCCGCGCACGGGCTGGCCTCGTGGAAGTTCGCCGAGCCGCACACCTGGCTGACGCCTGAGCTGCTGCTGGCCGAAGTGCGGGAAACGGTCGAGCAGTTGAACGGCCGGCCGGACTCGACGGCCCGCTGCCTGGCCGCCGTCGACGTCTTCCTCGCCGACCGGACCGAGGAGAACCGGGCCGCCGCCAGAGCCGCGTACCTGGCGATCCCCGAGACACGGCGCCACTACGCGCTCGGCGACATGGACAGCAAGGACTGGCCGCTCCAGGCGCTGGTGGCCGGGCCGGACGGTGAGCTCGAGGAGTGGTCCGACGAGCCGGTCTCCCAGGAGGACTACGACGAGGCGATCACCTACTTCGAGGAGCGGGCCCGGTCGATCGCCGAACGCTCCCCCCGCACGCCCGCGGACGGATCCGCCACCTCGTTCGCCCCGGCCGTCCACCTCTACGAGTCGTACGTGCGGCAGCCGACGGACGACCCGGGCACCGCGGCGCTGCGCAACGACTACCCGGCGCCGGTCGACATCGACGGTGTCACCTACCCGTCCGTGGCCCACGCCTACTGGGCCCTGTCGGTCACCGGCGAGGACACCCGCGCCGCCGTCCTGGCCACCGGCAACGCGAACATGGCACGGCGGATCGCCGCCGAGGCCGCACGCCGGCCCGGCTGGGAGCACGCCCGCACGGCCGTCATGACGAGCCTCCTGCGCGCCAAGTACACCCAGCACCCCGACCTGGCGGAGATCCTTCTCGCCACGGCGGACGCGACCGTGGTCTACGACGACTCCGACTCCGCCTTCTGGGGCAACGACACCGGCCAGGGCCGCAACTGGACGGGCCGCCTGCTGGAACTGGTCCGCTCCGAACTCCAGGCCCGCCGGGCCGGGATCCTGCCCGCCTAG
- a CDS encoding dihydrofolate reductase family protein has translation MAKIVVSENVSLDGVVQDPTGEEGFRHGGWFGRLGDRDRAEWAEVEAAEAMGTDALLLGRRSYEWFAARWPSRSGAWADRLNSLPKYVVSSTLEDPAWNNTTVLEGEVVSGVSKLKQELDGDIVVYASSRLVRTLMDHDLVDEVRLMVHPVVLGAGDRLFGGTGDMKRLRLLGTRTVGDGLAHLTYEVVR, from the coding sequence ATGGCGAAGATCGTGGTCAGCGAGAACGTCTCGCTCGACGGAGTCGTCCAGGACCCGACCGGTGAGGAAGGCTTCCGGCACGGTGGCTGGTTCGGCCGGCTCGGGGACAGGGATCGTGCGGAGTGGGCCGAGGTCGAGGCCGCCGAGGCCATGGGCACCGACGCCCTGCTGCTGGGCCGGCGGAGCTACGAGTGGTTCGCGGCCCGGTGGCCGTCCCGGAGCGGCGCGTGGGCGGACAGGTTGAACAGCCTGCCCAAGTACGTCGTGTCCTCGACGCTCGAGGACCCCGCCTGGAACAACACGACGGTCCTGGAGGGCGAGGTGGTGAGCGGCGTCTCGAAGCTGAAGCAGGAGCTGGACGGCGACATCGTCGTCTACGCCAGCTCCCGGCTCGTACGCACGCTGATGGACCACGACCTGGTCGACGAAGTCCGGCTGATGGTCCATCCGGTCGTGCTCGGAGCAGGCGATCGCCTCTTCGGCGGGACCGGCGACATGAAGCGCCTTCGCCTCCTCGGCACCCGCACGGTGGGCGACGGCCTCGCCCACCTCACCTACGAGGTCGTCCGGTGA
- a CDS encoding SUKH-4 family immunity protein, with translation MSANTVTVPMDMLHPAITHEATRRWLTTAGLPVEGPIRFRPATGAGMRTLRQYVADEGGDSAQLDRHIAELLLIGHLCGDEGCDGDEVVLDGSTGRVFSMWLYTKSPEGAKLFPLAPSLDALVRFVSAVCEFASLRGAFAALAGRTGAEAVAEASALLMSVFTDEEWGESGWGSAGDPAGWEYAVPAFWRMIAVIRPMALIAGPGQGLRLELPKGLLDEEFGADGIVRVAPSEIPAALTHEPTRRFLTDVGLPRDAQMFCMDPEDLLVPLPDDRERSKQNPAHQHLWNGSDTLPPDAEHLLVLGGLMHDFTVLLDGRTGEVHYAEYDADRVVPVNADVSTLAFTVWLHNRERQIDEEHDFTDDFYYPLAVTMTDTLAAVDPVACLPARGPDDFRYWPEVFHDCAGGVL, from the coding sequence ATGTCGGCGAACACCGTCACCGTTCCGATGGACATGCTCCATCCGGCGATCACGCACGAGGCGACCCGGCGGTGGCTGACGACGGCCGGGCTCCCCGTAGAGGGGCCGATCCGCTTCAGGCCGGCGACCGGCGCGGGGATGCGGACCCTGCGCCAGTACGTGGCTGACGAGGGAGGTGACTCGGCGCAGCTCGACCGGCACATCGCCGAACTGCTTCTCATCGGCCACCTCTGCGGCGACGAAGGCTGCGACGGGGACGAGGTCGTCCTCGACGGCTCCACGGGACGGGTGTTCAGCATGTGGCTGTACACGAAGTCCCCGGAGGGCGCGAAGCTGTTCCCGCTCGCTCCGTCCCTCGACGCGCTGGTCCGATTCGTGTCGGCCGTCTGCGAATTCGCCTCCCTGCGAGGGGCGTTCGCGGCCCTCGCAGGTCGGACGGGTGCGGAGGCGGTGGCCGAAGCGTCGGCGCTGCTCATGTCGGTCTTCACCGACGAGGAGTGGGGCGAGAGCGGCTGGGGCAGCGCGGGCGACCCGGCCGGGTGGGAGTACGCGGTCCCGGCGTTCTGGCGGATGATCGCGGTGATTCGGCCGATGGCCCTGATCGCCGGGCCGGGGCAGGGCCTGCGCCTCGAACTGCCGAAGGGGCTGCTGGACGAGGAGTTCGGGGCGGACGGCATCGTGCGCGTCGCCCCGTCCGAGATACCGGCGGCCCTCACGCACGAGCCGACACGGCGGTTCCTGACGGATGTGGGCCTGCCGCGCGACGCCCAGATGTTCTGCATGGATCCGGAGGACCTTCTGGTTCCCCTTCCGGACGACCGTGAGCGCTCCAAGCAGAACCCGGCCCACCAACACCTGTGGAACGGCAGCGACACGCTGCCCCCCGACGCGGAACACCTGCTGGTCCTCGGCGGCCTGATGCACGACTTCACCGTCCTCCTCGACGGACGGACGGGCGAGGTCCACTACGCCGAGTACGACGCCGACCGAGTGGTCCCGGTCAACGCCGACGTCTCCACGCTGGCGTTCACGGTGTGGCTGCACAACCGTGAGCGGCAGATCGACGAGGAGCACGACTTCACCGACGACTTCTACTACCCGCTCGCCGTCACCATGACCGACACGCTCGCCGCCGTCGACCCCGTCGCCTGCCTCCCGGCCCGGGGCCCCGACGACTTCCGCTACTGGCCGGAGGTGTTCCACGACTGCGCGGGCGGGGTTCTCTGA